From the genome of Nicotiana sylvestris chromosome 1, ASM39365v2, whole genome shotgun sequence:
TCCCAATAGAGAAAACGCCATTAAAAAATTGGGAGTCAAAGATTTTCTTTGGTATGGGCAGTACAAGATTGGGAAATACACTCTACTAACTACTAAGAATTGAATGAAAATAGAATTTATGAACATTAAAATATATAAGTATGTAGCTTTCCAAACGATACTCGTCGTCTCCACTTTGTTGTTCTTGTAGGTTCAGCTTTTCTAGACAGATATATAATTTTGGTTTCAGCAAAATAACTACACACAAAGGCACCACCAAGAATTATGCTTAAGTGGATCAAATTCATTCATCCTTAATTAAAAAGTCTGCGATTTAAgcttgaaaataataataataaatactttttcttttaaatgcaacaccaagttttaagcttgaaaataaataaataaaatatgataaaagtattttctccttttaatGAATGTTTTGTGACGCTAACTCGAATTAATTGGGATTCCAATGCAGATACTAAAATAGAGGttgaaactcaaaaaaaaatatatatatatacatagagGCCTACATGATTGCTTATCAAACTTAGAAGTGGCAATGATGTACTTTCAAACACTATATGTTAATTTGGCAAGCTAAGAGTTTAAATGTCTAATTAATACATAAATTCGATTGACTTTTGTAAACAAGAAAAAATATACTTATATAAGATCCTACCCTTGACTAACCAATAATTGAGTTGAGGGTCACTAAGTACAAGTGCTTTTCTTCAAGTACTTCAATTTAAATATTGAAAATTTGAATGTAGTTAGTTATGCAAGGCACATAACATGACCTTTTCTTCAAGGCTGCACGTGACACTCACATGCAAAATGGGAGAGTAGCTGCAGGCATCCAAGTTCCAACTACTCACGGAGGTTCAAAAACGTGTGTGGGCCCCGGAGGAACATGCAAGTGGACCCCATTTAAAAACATATTTGAATATTAATTATTAGGGGACAAAATAGAAGGATGCAAAATTGAAAAGTACAGGaaatgaaaacaaaagaaaaattaagGAGGAATGTATAGGAGAATCACAACTTTAAACAAgaatgtttttatttcttttgcaaaAGGGCACAATGATCTTCACGTAAAATCTCGCATAAATTATAATTTCTGATTGTTATAAGcaaaataaatttattttaaCTAATGCAATATTTGATTGATCACATGATTAAACATTGCCCCTTTATGTATTATAATGTTTAGTTGCCGGCATGGCTAATTTGAGAATTAGATAGGTAATGTTATTTTATACTAACTATAATATGAAAGAAGAATATGTAATTCATGATGAGTGAATAAAACATATTAAAAAATACCTTTAAATAAAGTAATTCTTACATAACATTTCTTTTATTCTAATTAGTATTTATCAAAATATCATATATTATTAGTTTTCGCTTAACCacatatatattattaattactACACAATTAATCTCCTGAATAATTAGTACATAAACAAAGCAACCTCTTTATGTTGTAGGTCTATTTTGTAAATGCAACGCTACACATGTACCTTTTAGTCTAAAATACTTTGTGACCCCAATTTCAATTGCTTAATTAAAAGTTTAAAAGTCTTGAACCTCCCccccttcaaaaaataaatccagaaaaataaagaaaaaaggaaattaTAAATTCTCATATCTTGACAATTTGAGGGATTACAAAAATTCACAAGATTATCGCCGCCACGTGCGGTGTCGGAGAGTCAAAGATTTtgacaaaaattatacaaaacaAAAAAGCACGTGTCAGTTAATTATTGGCTATATGACGTGTGATATGGAGCCTATGGGAACAACGACACATTAGTATAATCGCCCGGCCCGTTACGTAAGCGGCCCGCATCCTGTTAAAAGACATAATTATCCTTGTACATGGTTTTATTTCCAGCTATATCCTAACCATGTGAAGATTTGTAACAACGAACAAGATAGGTAATGTTCATGTTCATGCAAACGTTCAGTGTACTTTCACTTGTCGTCTAGTAGTCATTTGGACTATTCAAATTATTCCTGATTATTTTAAAATTAACACGAGTAATTAATCGGTCATTATTATTTATAattcaaataagagaaataatgTTAAGAAAATATTAATATTTGTATTAAGGTAGACCGCATACATCACACTCCTTGGAATGTGGTCCTTTTCCGGACTCTGCGTAAACGCGGGATATTTTATGCATCGAGTTGCCCTTTTTTTTTAActaattttttatataaaaaatatcaTATAACTAAAATCACATATGTAATGGTCTATAATACAAAATCTATCAAAACAtgattattaaataattaaatataagtcaaaacgaCTAAGAAAAAACTAACTAATTTCACTAACATgagatttaaagtagtaaagTAATGTATAAACTATAAAGTAGAATAATTTTAAAGATTAACTAAATAAGTAAATGAATTTAATTTCTTTCTTGGGAACGAAATGGAATGGatgcaattttattttattttccttaAGACGAAAGTCATTGATTTCATTTCCGAATTCTGAACACGTTTTCAAAAGTTtgccttttcattttttttagtgTTTTGAAttcaatgtacatatataaattCGAATTTCGGATTATTTCATCAACACAAATACTTGTCAAGAAATATTACATTTCTCTCGAGAGCTAAAGTTTACCAgcatttatgaaaaataaatatATGAGAATATTACAAATTGCTAACAGATTTTATTCCTTAACCgtgttattttttattatatttatatgaATCCATTTCCTGTCCAAAAGTCATGCATGTATTCTTTTCAACTTTATAAatattcaattttttaatttcgAAAGATCATAATGAACGTAAAGTTTCTGATAGTGGAAGTATGTAATATGCAATTTTGATATTATATATGTTTATAAATGTCAAAATTCTCATCTAAATTAGTAAAgattcaaggaaaacaaaaagaaaagctaTGCCTAAGGATTTTTAATTCCATCATATATTGCTTCCAATAGTCACCTAATTGATCTATCCTCATTTAACATATTGAAGgattgtttttaattttttggaatCGTAAAACTCTaataagtaaacttttatttagCATAAATGACAAAATCACAATAAATTAAAATCAATCATAACTACGACTCGAACAACATCAACAttatttaaaatacaaaaaatgaatTACTTCATACCTAAGGAGGTATATTTGGTTCTAAACTATAAACATTAACCATAAGAATACTAAGTAACAAAACTTTAACTTAAACGTATGAAAAAAATTATTCTGGTCAAATATTTTGAGCGAGTATAACGGCAAAGTTACTGTTTATCCTatcatctatattatattaaaaggagagcaGTTTGcaatgtggttaagccaagtgacaagctaaaatgaagtcacttggcaattttaagacaacataaaaatttgaattaataaatggaaaaatatttaataaaagtaGTAGTCCAAGATTTTCTTTAAATTGAATTTcattctttaattaatcaaagccaattattttaatatttaaacaaaaaataTTCTCTTTTTGAGAATCTGTTGGACGTACACAAAGAGGGGTGCAACTTTCATTAAGCAAACAATCTatattctatattatattaaaaggagagtagtttgcaatgtggttaagccaagtggcaagctaaaatgaagccacttggcagtTTTAAGACAACATAAAAAATTTGGATTATAAATGGAAAAATATTTAATGAAAGTAGTAGTCCAATATTTTTTGTAAATTGAATTTcattctttaattaatcaaaaGCCAATTATTTTAACATTTAAACAAAAAATGTTCTCTTTTTTAGAATATGTTGGACGTACACAAAGAGGGGTGCAACTTTCATTAAGCAAACAAACATATTATATCTATAGGTATCTTTACttaaatttatatataattcaGTTATGATACGTATTCTTTTTTGAGAAAGAACcatatcttacacattaattttaagttgaaataataattctatatttagtacaagctttgtatctgaccttatttgcaaataatatacattaaaataggtatcatatacattactataagtatttttaattaacttttatgtataatttattcttttttaaattaaaaatgttCTCTTTTTGAGAATATGTTGGACGTACACAAAGAGGGATGCAATTTTCATTAAGGAAACAAATATATTATAGTTATAGGTATCTTTACTtaaatttgtgtataattcaattatggtaggtatacttttttgagaaagaatcaattaaaatttcttTTTTGTATCTTTCACATTAAttataagttgaaataataattctatatttagtaAAAGCTTTGTATCTCACCTTATTTGCAAAAAATATGTACATTAATATAGGTATCATATACATTATTAttggtatctttaattaaattttgtgtataattcagttatggtaggtattctttttaagaaagaaataattaaatgaacaTTTTTTATTTATGAATTTTGGTTTCTTTAATTAAATATTGTGTATAATTCAATTATGGTAGGTATTCTTTTTTAGAAAGAATCAACGAAAATTTCGTTTtatatcttacacattaattttaagttgaaataataattctatatttagtacaagctttgtatctaaCCTTATTTGCGaataatatacattattatagatatctttaattaaattttgtgtataattcagttatggtaggtattcttttttaagaaagaaataattaaataaatattttgtatctacattatattaaaaggagagtagtttacagtgtggttaagccaagtcgcaagttaaaatgaagccacttggcaattttaagacaacataaaAAATTTAGATTATAAATGGAAAAATATTTAATGAAAGTAGTAGTCCAAGATTTTCTGTAAATTGAATTTcattctttaattaatcaaagCCAATTATTTTAACATTTAAACAAAAAATGTTCTCTTTTTGAGAATCTGTTGGACGTACACAACGAGGGGTGCAACTTTCATTAAGCAAacaatctatctatattatattaaaaggagagtagtatgctttgtggttaagccaagtggcaagctaaaatgaagccacttggcaatttaagACAACATAAAAAATTTGGATTATAAATGAAAAATATTTAATGAAAGTAGTAGTCCAAGATTTTCTATAAATTGAATTTcattctttaattaatcaaagCCAATTATTTTAACATTTAAACAAAAAATGTTCTCTTTTTGAGAATCTGTTGGACTTATGCAAAGAGGGGTGCAACTTTTattaaacaaacaaaaatattATAGCTATAGGTATCTTTACTTAAATTTATggataattcagttatggtacgtatcctttttttgagaaagaaccaattaaaatttcattttgtatcttacacattaattttaagttaaaataataattctatatttagtacaagctttgtatctgaccttatttgcaAACAATATACATTAAAATAGGtatcatatacattactataagtatttttaattaaattttgtgtataatttattcttttttaaactaaaaatgttcTCTTTTTGAGAATATATTGGACGTACACAAAGAGGGATGCAATTTTCATTAAGCAAACAAATATATTATAGTTATAGGTATCTTTACTtaaatttgtgtataattcaattatggtaggtatacttttttgagaaagaatcaaatttttttttttttgtattttacaCATTAAttataagttgaaataataattctatatttagtacaagctttgtatctgaccttatttgcgaACAATATGCACATTAATATGGTATCATATATATTATTATTGGTATCTtttattaaattttgtgtataattcagttatggtaggtattttttttaagaaagaaataattaaatgaacattttttgtttatgagttttggtTTCTTTAATTAAATATTGTGTATAATTCAATTATGGTAGGTTttctttttgagaaagaatcaacTAAAATTTCGTTTTGTAttttacacattaattttaagttgaaataataattctatatttagtacaagctttgtatcagACCTAATTTGCGaataatatacattattatagatatttttaattaaattttgtgtataattcagttatggtaggtattcttttttaataaaaaaataattaaataaatattttgtatctatattatattaaaaggagagtagtttgcaatcttctatattatattaaaagaagaGTAGTTTGCaatatggttaagccaagtgacaagctaaaatgaagtcacttggcaattttaagacaacataaaaacttttgattataaatgaaaaaatatttaatgaaAGTAGTAGTCCAAGATTTTTTGTAAATTGAATTTcattctttaattaatcaaagCCAATTATTTTAACATTTAAACAAAAAAGTTCTCTTTTTGAGAATTTGTTGGACGTACACAAAGAGGGATGCAACTTTCATTAAGCAAACAAATATATTATAGCTATAAGTATCTTTACTTAAATttatgtataattcagttatggtacgtatccttttttgagaaagaaccAATTAAACtttcgttttgtatcttacacactaattttaagttaaaataataattctatatttagtacaagctttgtatctgaccttatttgcaAACAATATACATTAAAATAGGtatcatatacattactataagtatttttaattaaattttgtgtataatttattcttttttaaactaaaaatgttcTCTTTTTGAGAATATGTTAGACGTACACAAAGAGGGATGCAATTTTCATTAAGCAAACAAATATATTATAACTATAGGTATCTTTACTtaaatttgtgtataattcaattatggtaggtatacttttttgagaaagaatcaattaaaatttcttttttgtatcttacacattaattataagttgaaataataattctatatttagtacaagctttgtatctgaccttatttgcgaacaatatgcacattaatataggtatcatatacattattattggtatctttaattaaattttgtgtataattcagttatggtaggtattctatttaagaaagaaataattaaatgaacattttttatttatgagttttggttTCTTTAATTAAATATTGTGTATAATTCAATTATGGTAGGtattttttttgagaaagaatcaactaaaatttcgttttgtatcttacgcattaattttaagttgaaataataattctatatttagtataagctttgtatctgaccttatttgcgaataatatacattattataggtatctttaattaaattttgtgtataattcagttatggtagatattcttttttaagaaagaaataattaaataaatattttgtatcttacatttatattatattaaaggaaaTAGTATTAAAAACCGAACAGGAGGACAAAggaaaaaagacaagaaaaattaaGGTTTGGTGGTTAACAAATTCTAAATAGCCACAAAAAAAACGTTGAAAATTTAAAAATGCCTAAAGCTAAAAACTGGAAGATTCGTATCATTTCTTCAGAACTCACACATACAAATTGATTTACCGATGCcttttttaaatattaggatttcATATACATAAAAATTGATTTACTATGATAATCTTTCCTTACAAAATCTTTATTCAAGCAACTTTTTTTTAGAGTTGGCTTCTCTACATTGCTTAGGGTTTAGCTTTCACACAAACTTCTGCAAAGTACGGCTCCAAACTATAACTATATCAGCGAAATATCAATGTCCaaaatgagttggaatttgaaGGTTCGTGTTGTTAGATTATGGCACATTCCAGACCGCGAGAAACCAGAAAATTCTAATtcaattgaattaattattcaagatGAAAATGTGCATATTCTTTTATATGTTGTTATTTTTTTCGAGTTGTGATGTATTTTTTCAACTTATGCACCTTACTAACTTAAATTTCTTTCCACATTTTTTATTTTAGGGAGATCGAATTCGTGCAACTATTTGGAAGAGATGTTATGcgtattttcaaaataaaaatatatgaaatgggattgtACGTTATGAAAAACTTTGTGGTTGGACCAAACAATCTGAAATTAAGACCAGCAAGCATAGATTAAAACTGAAAATTATAGGGGTTTCATCAatttttgatattgggaacagATTGAGTTCCCACTTGGTATTCTATTGTTTATATCCATATgaaatatattattattgtttaagtTCTCACCTCAGCATAATCAACCCTTCCACCGGCTTCATCTATGGTTTGAATAGCTGAATTTATCAGCTCTCCACAGTTGACCTGTCCTTTTTCTACTTCAACTTTGGCTTTAGATAGTGTTAGGCTAATAGACAAAGCTTGTGGAATGGTAGAAAGAGTAAAAAAGTTTCACTTACCACAAATGCCAGACAATAATAAAGAGAGAGCCTTAGCAGGAGATTAGTTTTTGCATATGCATTGCTGCATACATTTTGATTCTGAATAAGCTAATGTTTGACATAATATATTGCCTCAATATAGAGGACAACTTTTGGAAAATGCACTGCAATATATCAGGAGCATTTGCTACAAAATTGTTCTCTTAAGCACTTGCTTCATATCGCAAATTGTATAGTTTCATTATTTTTCGTGGAACATTCATATCAAACAAGTTGTATAGTATATATCATTATTTTTTATGGAACATTTATTAGGAGATGGAATGAAAGTTTTACTGAAGTCTTAAAATGTTTTTAATATTTAGTTGTAAAGGTGGTATTAACACTAACATATTAAAAACTTTACGGTGTAGATCGTATTTTTAATTATCCGCGCATCGCGCATATACTAATACTAATTTGACTTAATAAATGTGCATGTAGTGACAAATTACAATGAATTCAGACTCTAAACAAGATTAGGTTTAGTTCAATATTCAAAGTTAAAACAATAAGATTAACTTCAAATTACATGCAAAACAAAAATTCAGTTATCAAATAATTCCACGGTCACATAAATATTCTTTTCTAGCTTTTATCTCCatataacaataataacaacataaGAAGACTTCTTTGAAATGGCCGTCCAAATTAGCATAtcctaatttaaaaaaaaatcaagggAAAACTAATTTTACTTTCTTTGTTTGTGTGGTTACGAAGCAGTTTGTTATTTATTTAAAGAAATTGAATCCAATGGTCAAAGATCTAGAGTAGGAAATTATTTCTTGTAAAAGGAAATGAAAATTAGAAAAAACTAAATAAAAGGAGTAAATGATACTTAATGGTATTTACACTCTTTGACCTATTTTATGTGATGATGTTCTGTTGgtacaaaattaaagaaaaaaagttTAAACTTGTGATCACCTTATTAAGAATAAAATGATAATATAACGTTAAATTATTTCTAATAAAAGTTATAATTTTGATTGAGAAAGACTAAAAACTAGGAGTAGCACATAAAATGATATAAGGAGAGTAATATTTTCCAAatgtgtattttttttcttcGCTTTGCATGTAATTTAAGACATATATTTATGATTAACAATATATAATTTAATAATATCTCTAGTTTTTTTTGGTATAAATTAGTCTACGATTATAAGTTCAATTTATCACCAATAAGGATTGCGGTGGAATGATAAGTATTCCTTCATCTTTAATTAAATGTCTCGAGTTCGAGACTTGAGTATGAAATCGTCTTTGTTAGGAAATGTTTTACCTCTAATGTAAAACTTTCAATAGAAATTTGGATTTAATCAAGTCCTAATGCAAATAtcgaatgaaaaataaaataaaaaaattaatttatcacCTGCCAGTTTCTCACATTAAAAAAAAGGTGACATCCTCTAATTAGTAATTAGCATTGGAAAAGAAAAACGTAaaaactttgtttttcttttatttgtttaaaCCTCAAAACTTTTGTTGATAATAATAATTCCCCGTAAAAAGAGAACCATATCTCTGTCTCTCTCTTTAAACTTTCAACTTTCGCCACCCACCCACTtagtatttcctttttctctctcaaaaacaaaaccaaaccaaaccaaaccaaacctatAACCACAAACCCTTGTTTCACTTCTCTTTCTCTGTTTTTTCTGGAAAATGAAAATGGAGGCTTTGGACCCAAGTGCTGCTTCATGTTTTATGGTGGATGTAGATGATGACCTTCTCAACTTCTCTTTGGAAGATGAAACTGTTTTTGACGATGATGAAAAAACAACAAAATCCATTACCAAACATAAACACCCTTtatcttcttcttattcttcttcctTGGATTCCTCAAACCCTGTTCTTAGCCTTCTTCCCTCCCAACAACACCCTGTAAGTCTTAATACAAATTTCATTTTcactgtttttttcttttcttctctgctCTTTTGGCCTTGAAAATGGCTCTGGGTTCCGAGTTTTGGCTTGACTCAATGTAACCCGGGGGTTGTTCTGTGGCCAGAAATGTCGTGACTCGTTTTTTGGTGAGTCGACTCGGACGAGTTGAATATGTGTTCCTTATTTAAAACTCATTGGCTCGACTAATTCGAATACGTGTTGGGTAAGTCCATTAAGGGTAAAATACTCTATTACAAATTTAGTTATTCTTAGGGTTCGAACACGAGACTTTTAATCAAAGGTGAATTAATTTCGATTATATCACCATCCTTTTATTGCATGGCTGTGTTCTTATAGGAGGCGACTGAGTCAAAACTGGTGGCTCGTCATTTGCGATTGAGTGGCATTTTGGTAAATAATAGTGGAAAAAGTGGGCAGTTTTAGAACCGGTTGTGGTGGAAACGATAAAGTGGATTGACTGGCTAAAAGTTGGGAGGCGTTAGGAAAAATTTGGACCATTTTGCCCTTGAAACCCTAACGTTACCAAAAGGAGTGCATGACATGGGGCTAGTGTTTGAGAAAAACAAATTCTTTGAATTCTAGATATTATTATTAAAATTTGGCCTTTTTTTgtgctgatttttttttttgaaaagttgtgtttTTTTGGAAATTAAAATGTGGGGGATATTTTAGGAATTTTGGAATATGTTCGCAACATGTCTTTATGATTGGGCATTGGTTGTCACGATGTCTGAGCTGTTCAAATAAATGCACCATATCCGTTTCAACTTGTATTTCACAATCTTGAAAAGACACTTTTGTCCCTATCATCAATATTTATTTACCACAAATTTGTCAAAATTGCAAATTGCCCCACTTGAGAATTTtgacttttattttctttctagaTTCCCTCCTTTATATTGTATAATGAAAACACTAAagcttattttttttaaacaaatttttgaaaattgaacATGAAAATATATATGATTAAAATAATTTTCTAAGCCTTGGTGGATATACCCGTTATCTGTGTTGTTGGAAGGTAGCAGTGCCCAGTAAAATAGTCGAGGTGCGAGTAAAAAACTGGAAAATTTGTCGGTTGCTGGCTCACTCAAGATTATTAACATGTTAAATTTTGCAGGAATGTGTTGAGGAAGAATTGGAATGGCTGTCAAACAAAGATGCATTTCCAGCAGTGGAGTTTGGCATACTTGCCGATAACCCGAGTATTGTATTTGATCACCATAGCCCGGTTTCAGTGCTGGAGAATAGTAGCAGCACCTGTAACAGCAGTGGTAATGGCAGTGCTAATGCAAATGCGTATATGAGCTGCTGTGCCAGCTTAAAAGTCCCGGTTAATTACCCCGTTCGTGCACGGAGCAAGAGAAGGCGTAGAAGACAAAGAGGCAGCTTTGCTGACTTGCCAAGCGAGCATTGTATGTCGGTGAACAAACCGAGTTTCAAGAGCATTAAGCAACGTGAACCATTGCTTTCATTACCGTTGAATTCAGCTAAAAGTGCTAGCATTGGGAGGAGGTGCCAACACTGTGGAGCTGATAAGACCCCACAATGGAGGGCGGGTCCCCTGGGGCCGAAAACGCTGTGTAATGCATGTGGGGTCCGCTATAAGTCAGGCAGGTTGTTGCCAGAGTATCGCCCGGCAAACAGCCCTACTTTCTCGCCGACTGTGCATTCCAATTCCCACCGGAAGGTTTTGGAGATGAGAAAGCAGAAGATTGGAGTGGGAGGAATGATGATTCATGAAGCTTGTGGATATAGGGTAGGATAGTACTGAGTCGTCGTCTACAGCATCTTCTTGgacatttttcttcttttaccaTAGTTAGCATAGActctaggtttgtttgtaatggTCTAGATTGTTAGTGAACCATATTTGTTTTGGTTTTCCATCAAAATCCACTAGGAATTTTGAACTTAGTGTGTTTGATTATGCTTTTAGACAGAATCCAGAAAGAAGAGTTCTTGACAAAGATGTGGTCGGGTTTTTAATTCTACTTACTTACATTTTCATTTGCATGGATTGGAAATGATACATTTTTGGTTTGTGACTGATCTAAAagaaaaaaagcaaagaaaaaagagTGTTGTTTGTGGTAGTTGGTCGAAAACTATTTTGCTACCACGTCTAACTAAGCAGTTTAACAGTTGCAGAAGCTGCAGTTAGCTGGAGATGGAAGTTTTGAAGGTTTAAGTGTTCCAATTATTTGAGGGGTTTGATCATCTTACTTTGTTTTGCTTCTTTATGTAATGAATGTCTTGTAATATGCTTCCTGTTAGAAGAAAATAAGAGTGGAAGTTGTACAAAGTTCTTGTTATAGTATCTGTTGATCAGGCTGTGGGGTGAATTATTCTGTTTCTTCTATCTCAGAGGAACAAAGCAGGGAGCTTAACATAGTGACCATTTCTTGATTAACTGGCTGGTGTTTCttgttcctctttcttctgaACTCTTACTTTAAATGCTAATATGAGCAGAAATATAGACAATGAGTTTGTTCCCAGCAGTATAATTTCTCACTTTATAAGTCCGATGATacgaaggggagccttggagcaacgaTAAAATtgttcgagc
Proteins encoded in this window:
- the LOC104218559 gene encoding GATA transcription factor 1-like codes for the protein MKMEALDPSAASCFMVDVDDDLLNFSLEDETVFDDDEKTTKSITKHKHPLSSSYSSSLDSSNPVLSLLPSQQHPECVEEELEWLSNKDAFPAVEFGILADNPSIVFDHHSPVSVLENSSSTCNSSGNGSANANAYMSCCASLKVPVNYPVRARSKRRRRRQRGSFADLPSEHCMSVNKPSFKSIKQREPLLSLPLNSAKSASIGRRCQHCGADKTPQWRAGPLGPKTLCNACGVRYKSGRLLPEYRPANSPTFSPTVHSNSHRKVLEMRKQKIGVGGMMIHEACGYRVG